Within Lactobacillus amylovorus DSM 20531, the genomic segment AGTTGGAGAAATTTGTCCGCCAATTCGAAGCTGGTGATGGACAATGGACTATTGGTCAAATTCATAGACGTTTGCGTGAAATTGCCAATCAAAAGTCAGCTTATTCTTCTGTGATTGCTGGGTTAAGTTCTGGTCTTGCTTGTGCTGGATTTATTTTCTTGTTAGGTGGCGGCTTGCCAGAAGTTATTTGTGCCTTTTTTGGCGCGGGAGTCGGTAACTATGTCCGCTCACTTATGGGTAAACGAAAAATCACTTTGGTAGCCAAAATTGCAGTTGCAGTTGCGGTAGCCTGCGTAGTTTACTTTGCCTGCTTCAATTTAGGTACGCTACTCTTTCACTTGGATCACCACCATGCCTATGGTTATATTGGCGCCATGCTGTTTGTTATTCCGGGATTCCCATTCATTACGTCAGGACTCGACATGTCCAAACTGGATATGCGTTCAGGACTTGAACGACTTACTTATGCAATTTTGATCATTACGATTGCGACCATGGCTGGTTGGGCGGTAGCTACTGTTTTGAATCTCCATCCAGGTTCTATGCTTAAGCTTAAGATCGATCCAGGCATGTTAACATTCTTGCGTTTGATTGCCAGCTTTTGTGGGGTATTCGGCTTCTCGATTATGTTCAACAGTCGACCAAATATGGCGGCAACAGCAGCGATTATTGGTGCGATGGCTAATACGCTTCGTTTGAGTTTAGTCGATTACGCTCACATGGCTCCAGCTTTGGCAGCCTTTATCGGTGCGCTACTGGCTGGACTTTTGGCAAGTGTTGTACGACAAAAGGTTGGTTTTCCAAGAATTGCGATTACGGTTCCATCAATCGTAATTATGGTTCCAGGACTATACATGTATCGTGCAGTATTCAATTTTGGGATTACCAACATCAACATTGGTGCCTTCTGGATTACTGAAGCATTAATGATCGTGATTGCTTTGCCTTTAGGACTTCTTGCTGCTCGTATCTTGACTGACAAGAAGTGGAGACATGCAGATTAATATTTAAGGACGAACCATGTGGCTCGTCCTTTTTTGCTAAATGAGGAAAGAGAAATACATTATTTTATTACTAGTCAAGAAAATCCTACTCCTTCAGCGATTGAAATTGCGCAGATGCAGCGAGTTCATTTGTTTGAGTCGTTTGGACAAGAAGCTAAAATTATCGAAGTCGAATATAATCTTTGGCATGATGATGCCCGGGCAAGTTTGCAGTCAGCTGATTCAGTAATCAATCTTTTTCAGTATTATCAAAACTTGGGATTAAAGACTGAACAAGATGATGATGACGAATTAATTGCACAGATTTTGCATAGCTCAGATTATGACGTACAGGATAAAATTGCCTATCGTAATGGCAAGAAACGATTGCAGATTGTGTTGCGGGAGAATCGTTTGTATTCCGCAAATTATTACGATCAATACGGTTTTATGGGTCGAGCAGACTACTACGATGATGGCTGTTTAGCTTACTCAGAATTTTTCGAAGATAAGGAACGCTTAGTTTTACGCCAATATTATGATAATTTGGGTAAATCTAAGATCATGATGCATTACCGCGGTAGTGATGATAATCAGCCTGTTTTGTGTTTAGTACAATTGAATGAAGCAGAAAACTGGCACGATTT encodes:
- a CDS encoding threonine/serine ThrE exporter family protein, translated to MNEKKQEHHLSEKHHMKILWEEFFKSDGDTLAQDATLVEKASLVGRVGIMLLSCGTGAWRVRDSMDTIARTLGITCSTDIGLVSIEYTCFDVDNESYSQTLSLPATGVNMTKLNELEKFVRQFEAGDGQWTIGQIHRRLREIANQKSAYSSVIAGLSSGLACAGFIFLLGGGLPEVICAFFGAGVGNYVRSLMGKRKITLVAKIAVAVAVACVVYFACFNLGTLLFHLDHHHAYGYIGAMLFVIPGFPFITSGLDMSKLDMRSGLERLTYAILIITIATMAGWAVATVLNLHPGSMLKLKIDPGMLTFLRLIASFCGVFGFSIMFNSRPNMAATAAIIGAMANTLRLSLVDYAHMAPALAAFIGALLAGLLASVVRQKVGFPRIAITVPSIVIMVPGLYMYRAVFNFGITNINIGAFWITEALMIVIALPLGLLAARILTDKKWRHAD